In the genome of Ziziphus jujuba cultivar Dongzao chromosome 10, ASM3175591v1, the window ATGTTTCTTTGCCTTGTAAAAATTACATAATCAAATTAacctttaaaaaacaaataaacatatTCAATTGAACTacagtttttgttttctttcatttgGGTCTTCATCTCCCTTTTTACTATTAGGTTTTGTTAATCAGTTtgtttatatataacaaaaaaaaaaagcttacaaTTGAATAAATTGTCAAACTATTTTATAGGAAACTAATCATAAATACGATGAATATATtgaattcaaataatatataaatgtattccgccaaaaaaataatagtaaataaaatgtatatgtaaatctatttacaaattaaaactaACATCCACActttaagaatttttattttcctccaTCAAGATCTAGCAGCTTGGAGAAACCTTTATTGGTCTTCTCTTAAAATGAACATTCTCACGTGAAGCTTTGACATTATCATCATCTTTTCCATGATTAGCTATCAAATTCACATCTTGCATCACAATATCTTGGCATGGAAAATCTGGCTATAATCCAATTTGATTGCCACTTTTGAGTTGCTAGTTCTGGCTATGTTGCTGTAAATCACATTGCTTATCAGCACAGCTGATTTCTGCAAATAACCACAAAATCATATAAGaaacttaattttattattctaaACTAGTTGAGCTTAACTTTAATGGGTTTTACCTGCTCATGGCATGGTTTCTTTTGATCACAGTAATCTTGATCTATGATTATTGGATTCTTCACTCTGTTCATTATAATATTTAGAAATCTGATGACTTTTGCATATTCAGAACCTTCCTGCAATATCAATCAACACTTTGCTATGTAAATAATTTCCCTTACATAATTGAATATGCACTAGAACTTTGCTTTTGGTTTTggagaaggaaaataaataaataaataaataaacataaaaagagGAAAGTGAattcaaacaattttttataGGTGGAAACAACATAAGCAAAATATTGGATGTATAAAGCTGTAATAGCTAATCAAAGTTTTATAGGTCAGGAGTAAGAAATAATGTGTTGGGCAAGGAAAGTGGTTAATGTAAAATTTGGGTCTAATTGATGCAAAATATCCAGAGACCAATACatcttcaaataattatttgacactcttttttgggtaagtttttgttttgtggGGAATCAAAGGACCAACTGTATGTGATGTAGCTAAAATAAGGTACatatgccccccccccccccccaaaaaaaaaaaaaaaaagaaattgataagTTATGTTACGTACCGAGCCTTTATTCTTACTCCATTGGTGGTTCCGGTAAATGTTGCTCTATCCGCAAAAACATTGGATATATGATCTTCTGAATTTTTAGCTTCCAAGCTTCCAATGctgaaaaataaacattatattaTGTTAACATACATCAAATTATTAggtaaaattttaagaataaactataatatataatacatgATATCCTTATAAAAGTATTGTTGGAGTAAATAaatgcattgaaaacacacataattaaattccatttaaaattaacaattaattgTAAAAATACTATTTACATTGAACTATGTATATAAGAtttatacatacacacatatatacaaagACTTTATAATCTATGTATAAGatcaacacacacacacacacacatatatatatatatatatatatatatataaactttataaTCTACATCACTATAATCAACTATATCTAAAAAATTGATGcgtcgatatgtcaacatatggtTTTTAGTACCTTAAAAATACTTAAAGACTTTTTTAACTgcttgataataaataaaattaggattACTCATAAATCTACTAAGCACACCCACGACAAAAGCTATGTCAGGCCGTATATAAatttgagcatacatcaaattACCAACTACAAAAGAATAATGAACATTTTTCGAAGCCATCCTTTCTCTGTCCTTCTTGGGAAACTAGTTCTTAGAAAGTCTTTTATCCTTCGTGATAGGTATACCTCCAAgaaaacaattatgcatatcaaacctTTTAGGGAtcctatcaatataggctctctGAGATaactgcaacacataattagttatatcttgaacaatcttgatgctcaaaacaaaagaagttttatcaagatctttcatatcaaaatagtTGCACTACATCTGTTTTGTCTCAGCCAATATGTCTCATTGGTATCCAAaactatgtcatcaacatacaatatTAAGAATATGAAACTATTCTCACTgacatttatacatatgtacctatcaacaatatttttcttgaagtCATTTTTAGTAACAACTTCATCAAACATGAGATACTACTGTTTCAAAACCTACTtagaccataaattgacttgTTAAGATTGCAAACTAAATTACTATTCCTCATTTGAAGCCAACTGGTTGAATCATATACACATCCTCATACAAATTGCCATTTAGAAAAGCAGTTCTAACATCAATCTTTTGAATTCTAGGTCATAATGAGCCATAATCaccataataattctaaaagaatcttTTTGAATACAGTAAAGAATGTATCTGTGTAATTAATttcttccttctggctaaactcTTTGGTAATAAATCTAATTTATACCTCTTCATTGGACATTGGAGTTTCtcttagtcttaaagacccatttgcatcAATAGGTTTGCTACCCTCCAATAACTTAACCAAATCCGATACATCATTCGATGCCATAAATttaatttcatcttccattgcatccagtCAAAAATTTGAGtgtgaactgcttatggcctcctcataagtgatTGGATCTGactcatcacttatgtcaaactcatatTTCTATAGGTAAACCTTATATTCATCAGGAATAGTTGATCTTCTAGTCCTCTGTGACCGTCTCAAAGGCATATCAGCATTTGTAATAGCTGACACATCATGCTCTTCAATAACGAATTTCACCTTGATCGACTACTAGTTTATGCATGACCGGATCAACAACATCTTTGTCAGAAACAATAACACTacgaatgaaaacactttcttctctaaattagAACTCTTTTGGACCCTTACTATTATTACATGTGTATCtcattcagccaaaaaaaaaaaaaattaataaattattacatGTGCATCTCAAATTGATAAAATTCTTTAGAGATTAAAGTTCTGACATTCTAACATTATTGATATTCTCATACTTCCGAAACTAGCtagttttaaatttctttttagtaGGTAACGTAAATTGTTTTGTTttcggttttttattttttatatttaacttATCTTATAGGCCAAGGCATTACTACAGCTTAAGAGTTCAAAAAATGTACTGGCCTTTCTAATTAAACTTTATATCTATATAACTATCTATATGTATTTATAATAAAGTCTTCTGCTTGGTTTTTTTTCCTATccttatatatgcttttttttaacacagaaaatagttaattacatgtatttcatttgaatttaattatgttttaaaatattatgttaataaAATGGATACATATTATCTATTGgattgtcaaatatttaattacatgtGTTTCgtttgaatttaattatgttttaaaaaattatgttaataaaGATACATATTATCTATTGGATTGACAATGCACAATTAGAATTGAAAACCAAGCATAAACAATTATAGAAAAAATCAAACAGAAAACCCTAATTCTAaagtaaaacatttaaaaaaattaagatatatccacctttttacaatattaattaatggcAGTAGAATCTCAATTAACCTTTAAGAAGTCAAATtttccattaattaattttgacttCCAAAATATCTTTGAAAATGTTATTATTCCAACAGTTTGGGAGCTTCACCCTCTAAAGGCCCCCGGTCCTAATGGATTCCCAGGAGTcttctataaaatttattgggATACGGTGAAATCCTAGGTAATCAAAACGGTCCAAGAAAGCTTCAGAACCAAAACCATTGCAAGAGGAGTTAACAAAACCATGCTGGTCCTTATTCCGAAGACCAAAAACACAATAGATTTTAATCAATTCCGGCCAATTAGTCTCTGCAACTTCAACTACAAAATAATCGCCAAAGTCTTAGCCTCAAGACTACGATCATTGCTACCCAAAATCATATCTCCAAATTAGGGAGCCTTCATTGAGGGAGATGGATAGTAGAAAATAAGGTCATAGCCCAGGAAGTTGCTCACAAAGTCCGGAATCACAAAAGGAAAAATCGTTTAATGTTTATAAAGATACACATGAGGGAAGCTTATGACAGGCTCGAATAGGTTTTTATTACCAAGGCTTTGAAACTCTGGGGTTTCTCAGAGGACTTCAGAAGACTGATTTTCAATTGTATAAGCATGATTAACTTTGACATACTTATTAACGGAAGTAAATTGAATTCGATAATCCCCGAAAGAGGAATTCGGCAAGGAGACCACCTCTCCCCCTTCCTTTTTATCCTCTGCTCAGaaatatttttgagattggTGGAAAAAAATAACGACATCAAGGCATCAAAATTAGTAGGGACGCACCAGCTATTTTCACATCTCCTCTACGCAAATGATATTTTGATGGCTTGTCAAGCCAACCCTCAGAATGCAGCAGGAATCCAAGAGGTGCTGACTCGTTACAGCAACTGGTCCGACCAAGCTCCAAACTTTGATAAATCCTGAATCTTCTTCTCCAAGAACACTCCCGAAAgacaaaaactaattaattaaagagaGTCTTGGTTTCAATACCCTAATTTCAGGTTCCATTTATCTCGGAAACTCCATCATCCTTGGAAGGAACAAACGTAAAGAATTCCTTAAGCTCAAAGAAAAACTGCAGAACGTTCTAGAGGGATGGAAAGGGAAACTCATCTTAAAAGCAAGCAAGGCGAATTTGATCAAATTCGTTGCCCAAGCTACCCCCATTTACAAAATGTGTACCTTTAAAGTTCTGAATTCTATTTGTAATGAGATGGATGCATTGATCAAATGTTTCTGGTGGGGTGCAAAGGCGAGCAGAAGTCATTACCTTGCGTTCAAAAGTTGGGGGAGTTTATGCCAACCTAAAAAGGCAGGAGGATTGGGATTCAGGAAGTTTAAGGATATCAACATAGCTCTCCTTACGAAGCTCGGTTGGAAATTAGCAAAGGGAGAGGAAAGCCTTTGGACCAGACTCTTAAAAgccaaatatttgaaaaataaaaccttttttgGGTGCAAGTTCAAAGCTGGGAATTTTTATGTTTGGAAAAGCATTCTTTGTTCAAAAGATTTGATTCAAAGGGGCTCTTGCTATAAAGTTGGAAATGATTGGAGTATCGATCCTCGGCAGGATCCCTGGGTTATGGAAGTTGAAGGAAAAGTTCCCAAAATCAAAGAGGGAGTTGATGATTCCCAAGTTAGGCATGTTGCAAATCTGTTGAATCCTGATACTTGCATCTGGGATGAAGCAAAGCTTTAAGAGGTTTATTCTCAAGAAGCCATTGAAGCCATCAGTAGAGTCAAGATCCATGGGTCTGACATAAAAGACAAACTTTTTTGGACAAATGCCAGTAATGGCATATTCTCTGTCAAAAGTTGTTACAACATCCTGGTCGGCATTGGGACACCTTATGACAACCTTTGGAAGAATCTATGGATTGCCAAACTTCACGAAAGAATGAAAATGTTTCTTTGGAGACTTGCTCCGGATGTGTTACCGATGAAGGCCATCATCTTTGAAAGAACTGGTATGGGGGACCCTAGCTGCCCTCTATGCAGATTCAATTCAAAAATCCCCTCCCATCTATTCCATGAATGCCCAACATCTAGAGTCGTCGCCTTTGGTAGTAAATGGAGTCTTAAACTAGATACGGTTGATTCCAACAATGCTCAGGAATTGGTTA includes:
- the LOC107410976 gene encoding uncharacterized mitochondrial protein AtMg00310-like, yielding MDALIKCFWWGAKASRSHYLAFKSWGSLCQPKKAGGLGFRKFKDINIALLTKLGWKLAKGEESLWTRLLKAKYLKNKTFFGCKFKAGNFYVWKSILCSKDLIQRGSCYKVGNDWSIDPRQDPWVMEVEGKVPKIKEGVDDSQVRHVANLLNPDTCIWDEAKL